CGGCAAATCGGCCATTTCACAGCAACTGGCTGACCATTACAATACGTTGTGGGTTCCTGAGTTTGCTCGGGTTTACCTCTTACAAATTGAGCGACCATATTGCTATGATGATATCCTCCAAATTGCCCGGGGGCAAAAGAAATCGGAAGAGGCATTCGAGCCGGTTGCCAACAACATACTTTTTTCGGACACCGAATTGTTTGTGACCAAAATCTGGTGCAATGTTAGATTTGGGAAATGCCATTCATGGATTGAAGATCAGCTCAAAAAACAACTTTATGATCTTTATTTATTATTGGATG
This region of Bacteroidales bacterium genomic DNA includes:
- a CDS encoding AAA family ATPase, which gives rise to MLKLDNLIKIAITGPESTGKSAISQQLADHYNTLWVPEFARVYLLQIERPYCYDDILQIARGQKKSEEAFEPVANNILFSDTELFVTKIWCNVRFGKCHSWIEDQLKKQLYDLYLLLDVDLPWEYDPLREHPEGRDLLLGLFKMELDKYGCNYRIISGVGDERLKNAIAVVDNLILNKSVTKPL